Proteins co-encoded in one Lucilia cuprina isolate Lc7/37 chromosome X, ASM2204524v1, whole genome shotgun sequence genomic window:
- the LOC111686197 gene encoding LOW QUALITY PROTEIN: putative nuclease HARBI1 (The sequence of the model RefSeq protein was modified relative to this genomic sequence to represent the inferred CDS: substituted 1 base at 1 genomic stop codon) produces the protein MLLLTLRYYTSGNFLITVADYCGVSVMTASRTVKRVSXALAKLYPKFIKMPKVTELKSNANAFYNIAKFPKVLGSIDCTHIRIQSPGGNNAELYRNRKGYFSFNVQAICNAHLEIMDIVCRWPGSAHDSNIFNNSKIKAKLENGEFQDYYLLGDSGYGIKPYLMTPLTNPVTHAEILYNESQIRTRNTIERCFGVLKRRFPILSLGMRVSQSMAIIVACAVLHNIAIKYKVEEPSGEVSLNSETTDDQSSTNTEKFSTNIAQSHVRSHLINKYLAMM, from the exons atgttgttgttgactCTTCGATATTACACATCAGGAAATTTTCTAATAACTGTCGCTGATTATTGTGGAGTAAGTGTTATGACAGCAAGTAGAACTGTGAAAAGGGTATCATAAGCATTGGCAAAACTGTatccaaaatttataaaaatgccaAAAGTAACAGAACTTAAATCAAATGCAAATGCTTTTtacaatattgcaaaatttccaAAAGTTCTCGGAAGTATAGATTGTACTCACATACGTATTCAGTCTCCCGGTGGAAATAATGCGGAATTGTATCGAAATAGAAAGGGGTATTTTTCCTTTAATGTACAA gcTATTTGCAACGCACATTTAGAAATTATGGATATTGTATGTAGGTGGCCAGGGTCAGCTCATGATagcaatatatttaataatagcaAAATAAAGGCAAAACTCGAAAATGGAGAATTTCAAGATTATTATTTGTTAGGTGATAGTGGATATGGCATTAAACCTTATTTAATGACTCCATTGACTAATCCCGTAACACATGCAGAAATATTGTACAACGAGTCACAAATACGAACACGAAATACTATCGAACGATGTTTTGGCGTATTGAAAAGGCGATTTCCTATATTAAGTTTAGGTATGCGTGTATCACAATCAATGGCAATAATTGTTGCATGTGCAGTGCTACACAATATAGCTATCAAATATAAAGTGGAAGAACCCTCGGGAGAGGTTAGTTTAAATTCGGAAACTACAGATGATCAAAGTTCTAcaaatacagaaaaattttcaacaaatatagCACAATCCCATGTTAGAAGTCATCTAATTAATAAGTACCTTGCAATGATGTAA